A region from the Paenibacillus humicola genome encodes:
- a CDS encoding ArsR/SmtB family transcription factor: MSAVEHTRDVYYAVADPTRRRLIRLLADADELPLNRLTVHFSMGRAAVSKHLTILKEAGLVTERKVGRETRNRLNPAPLKELQDWLSYYEKFWKQNMARLDQFLREEQE; this comes from the coding sequence ATGAGCGCAGTCGAACATACGCGGGATGTTTATTATGCCGTGGCCGATCCCACCAGGCGCCGGCTCATTCGTCTGCTGGCGGATGCGGATGAGCTGCCGCTCAATCGGTTGACGGTTCATTTTTCAATGGGCCGCGCGGCGGTTTCCAAGCATTTGACGATTTTAAAGGAAGCCGGACTCGTGACCGAGCGCAAAGTGGGCCGGGAGACGCGAAACCGGCTTAATCCCGCCCCGCTGAAGGAGCTCCAGGATTGGCTGTCGTATTACGAGAAATTTTGGAAACAAAATATGGCTCGCCTGGATCAGTTTTTGAGGGAGGAGCAGGAATAA
- a CDS encoding alpha/beta hydrolase, with protein MSILLWPDGAPLAKGSEPADCPAITPFLLENSERPAPCMLICPGGGYQSISVSEGEPIAAWLNGLGIAAVVLKYRVAPYHHPCPLMDVTRAMRLIRHHAGEWNIDPERIGVIGFSSGGHVASTIGTHYDLGDPEAEDPIERHSSRPSLMVLAYPRITMIHYPHPYHANLLGDDPTEELKSFLSNERHVTPDTPPVFMWITGDDQNVHTGHLLLFASALTEHKVPYEMYIFESGGHGLGLARNHPTIRHWPELCGIWLKKHGF; from the coding sequence GTGTCTATTCTGCTTTGGCCGGACGGAGCGCCGCTGGCAAAAGGAAGCGAGCCGGCCGACTGCCCGGCCATTACGCCTTTTCTGCTCGAAAACAGCGAGCGCCCCGCGCCGTGCATGCTGATCTGCCCCGGTGGCGGGTACCAGTCGATATCGGTATCGGAAGGCGAGCCGATCGCCGCCTGGCTGAACGGGCTCGGCATCGCGGCCGTCGTGCTGAAATACCGGGTTGCGCCGTATCACCATCCCTGTCCGTTAATGGACGTGACGCGGGCGATGCGCCTGATCCGGCACCATGCCGGGGAGTGGAATATCGATCCCGAGCGCATCGGGGTGATCGGCTTTTCCTCCGGGGGTCATGTCGCCTCGACGATCGGCACGCATTACGACCTCGGCGATCCTGAAGCCGAAGACCCGATCGAACGGCACAGCTCGAGGCCCAGCCTGATGGTGCTTGCTTATCCGCGGATTACGATGATTCATTATCCGCATCCGTACCACGCGAACCTGCTCGGGGACGATCCGACGGAGGAGCTGAAGTCCTTCCTGTCCAACGAACGGCACGTCACGCCGGACACGCCGCCCGTTTTCATGTGGATTACCGGCGACGATCAAAACGTCCATACCGGCCATCTCCTCCTGTTCGCCTCCGCGCTCACGGAGCACAAGGTGCCTTACGAAATGTACATTTTCGAAAGCGGCGGCCACGGTCTTGGGCTTGCCCGCAATCATCCGACCATTCGTCACTGGCCGGAGCTGTGCGGGATTTGGCTGAAAAAGCACGGGTTTTAA
- a CDS encoding RraA family protein — protein MKFDNAEDIVQLTPLWEGERFPNGRPKVSDDVLRRMRKITLEEAWGPLWHRGYTNQFEGDFKIVHPGKMMVGRAVTAVMVPKRPDLHETLLQYGHEEEGRRGFFNQWVIDSLGEDDVVVVDMYDKIYQGTYVGGNLSTAISTRTKRGGAVIWGGIRDNQQVMQIENINVFFRGSDPTAIADCTMIGMNVPTRIGRAVCLPGDVVLGTPSGVIFIPPHLAELTVVQAEKSQVRDIFGFIRLKGGVYTTAQIDASWTVPLWQDFVDWFNSSAEAAEYRHLNWDRELEEARKAADKGPSNDVRL, from the coding sequence ATGAAGTTCGACAATGCGGAAGATATCGTACAATTAACACCGCTGTGGGAAGGCGAGCGTTTTCCGAACGGCCGGCCCAAAGTATCCGACGACGTCCTGCGGCGCATGCGCAAAATCACGCTGGAGGAAGCGTGGGGTCCGCTCTGGCACCGGGGTTACACGAACCAGTTCGAGGGCGATTTCAAAATCGTTCACCCGGGCAAAATGATGGTCGGCCGGGCGGTCACCGCCGTTATGGTGCCGAAGCGCCCGGACCTGCACGAAACGCTGCTTCAATACGGCCACGAAGAGGAAGGCCGCCGTGGCTTCTTCAACCAGTGGGTCATCGACTCGCTCGGCGAGGACGACGTCGTCGTCGTCGACATGTACGATAAAATCTATCAGGGCACCTATGTCGGCGGCAACCTGTCCACGGCGATCTCCACCCGCACGAAGCGCGGCGGGGCGGTTATCTGGGGCGGCATCCGCGACAACCAGCAGGTCATGCAGATCGAGAACATCAACGTCTTTTTCCGCGGCAGCGACCCGACGGCGATCGCCGACTGCACGATGATCGGCATGAACGTGCCGACCCGCATCGGCCGGGCCGTCTGCCTGCCGGGCGACGTGGTGCTCGGCACCCCTTCAGGCGTCATCTTCATCCCGCCGCACCTTGCGGAGCTGACCGTCGTGCAGGCGGAGAAATCGCAGGTGCGCGACATCTTCGGCTTTATCCGCCTGAAAGGAGGCGTCTATACGACGGCGCAGATCGACGCCTCGTGGACCGTCCCGCTCTGGCAGGACTTCGTCGACTGGTTCAACAGCTCGGCGGAGGCGGCGGAATACCGCCATTTGAACTGGGACCGCGAGCTCGAAGAAGCGCGAAAAGCGGCGGACAAAGGCCCGTCGAACGACGTGCGGCTGTAG
- a CDS encoding acyl-CoA thioesterase: protein MQGLYPETEMDMTVTWGDCDAAGISYYARTFDWFTNARMHFLACYRFPYMDTFHSQGISLVCLTAECQYKKMVRPDDKLAVRTTLAELTRTRMTFVYRIFKADGELAAEGRTTHACTDHEGNAFNLKKRFPELWRQLTDTWAVFQS from the coding sequence TTGCAGGGCTTATATCCCGAAACGGAGATGGACATGACTGTAACCTGGGGGGATTGCGATGCGGCGGGCATCTCGTATTACGCGAGAACGTTCGACTGGTTTACGAACGCGCGTATGCACTTCCTTGCCTGCTATCGTTTCCCGTATATGGACACCTTCCACAGCCAAGGCATCTCGCTCGTCTGCCTGACTGCGGAATGCCAGTATAAGAAAATGGTCAGGCCCGACGACAAGCTTGCGGTGCGCACGACGCTTGCGGAGCTGACGCGTACCCGGATGACGTTCGTTTACCGGATATTCAAAGCGGACGGCGAGCTTGCCGCGGAGGGCAGGACGACGCACGCCTGCACGGATCATGAAGGCAATGCTTTTAATTTGAAAAAAAGGTTTCCGGAATTGTGGCGGCAGCTGACGGACACATGGGCTGTATTTCAAAGCTGA
- a CDS encoding mandelate racemase/muconate lactonizing enzyme family protein, whose amino-acid sequence MPNQETYESTLAHVNTHSSPSELRITDIRFADIAGAPMHCSLIKVYTNQGLVGFGEVRDGADKTYALMLKSRLLGENPCQIDKLFRRIKQFGSHARQGGGVSGLEIALWDLAGKAYGIPIYQMLGGKFRDSIRMYCDTDVRGKDTGTAMGVALKERMEKGYTFLKMDLGINQIIREPGTLSAPLGFLEEMRALSKAWLEGRQSGKLSAAELRSARSRMYDIHNIAHPFTGIHVTEKGLDMLEQYVADVRAVIGYEVPLAIDHFGHIGVEDCIKLGRRVDKFNLAWMEDMVPWQYTDQYVRLSRAVSTPICTGEDIYLKENFRPLLEAGGVSVIHPDVLSTGGILETKKIGDMAQEHGVAMAIHMAESPIACLAAVHAAAATENFLALEFHSVDVDWWDDIVISKLPKPLVNNGFITVPDAPGLGIEDLNDEVIAQHLHPQIPGMWEATDSWNDYFGNDRQWS is encoded by the coding sequence ATGCCCAATCAAGAAACGTATGAAAGCACGTTAGCCCATGTCAATACCCATTCCAGCCCCTCCGAGCTGCGCATTACGGACATCCGTTTTGCCGATATCGCCGGCGCGCCCATGCACTGCAGCCTGATCAAGGTGTATACGAATCAGGGCCTGGTCGGGTTCGGCGAGGTGCGCGACGGCGCGGACAAAACCTACGCCCTTATGCTGAAGAGCCGTCTGCTCGGCGAGAATCCGTGCCAGATCGACAAGCTGTTCCGGCGCATCAAGCAGTTCGGCAGCCATGCCCGCCAGGGCGGCGGCGTCAGCGGGCTTGAGATCGCGCTGTGGGATTTGGCGGGCAAAGCGTACGGCATCCCGATTTATCAGATGCTCGGCGGCAAATTCCGCGACAGCATCCGGATGTACTGCGATACCGACGTCCGCGGCAAGGATACGGGGACGGCGATGGGCGTCGCCCTGAAGGAGCGGATGGAGAAAGGCTATACGTTCCTGAAAATGGACCTCGGCATCAACCAGATCATCCGCGAGCCCGGCACGTTAAGCGCTCCGCTTGGCTTCCTGGAGGAAATGAGAGCGCTGTCGAAGGCGTGGCTTGAAGGCCGGCAGAGCGGCAAGCTGTCGGCGGCCGAGCTGCGCAGCGCCCGCAGCCGCATGTATGACATCCACAATATCGCCCATCCGTTCACGGGCATCCACGTGACGGAGAAAGGGCTCGATATGCTGGAGCAGTACGTCGCGGACGTGCGCGCCGTCATCGGCTACGAAGTGCCGCTCGCGATCGACCATTTCGGCCACATCGGCGTGGAGGACTGCATCAAGCTGGGACGCCGCGTCGATAAGTTTAACCTGGCGTGGATGGAAGATATGGTGCCGTGGCAGTACACCGACCAGTATGTCCGGCTGTCCCGCGCGGTATCGACGCCGATCTGTACCGGCGAGGACATTTACTTGAAAGAAAATTTCCGGCCCCTGCTTGAAGCCGGCGGCGTCTCCGTCATTCACCCGGACGTGCTCAGCACGGGCGGCATCCTGGAGACGAAGAAAATCGGCGACATGGCCCAGGAGCACGGCGTCGCGATGGCGATCCATATGGCGGAAAGCCCGATCGCCTGCCTGGCGGCCGTTCATGCCGCGGCCGCGACGGAAAATTTTCTCGCGCTCGAGTTCCATTCCGTCGACGTCGACTGGTGGGACGACATCGTAATCAGCAAGCTGCCGAAGCCGCTGGTCAATAACGGCTTTATCACCGTGCCCGACGCGCCGGGCCTCGGCATCGAGGATCTGAACGACGAAGTGATCGCTCAGCACCTGCACCCGCAAATTCCGGGCATGTGGGAAGCGACCGACAGCTGGAACGATTATTTCGGCAACGACCGGCAGTGGAGTTAA
- a CDS encoding SDR family NAD(P)-dependent oxidoreductase, which translates to MSLSGKIAVVTGAGTGIGKGVAIELARRGAKVAVSYNSSDAGAKDTQEQIAGLGGESMIVKANAAHKAEIDAMVSEVAARYGGIDILVNNAALQLNQNFDYDDETYDRLMHINLKGYWQCMQAVVPYMKAKGSGRIVNISSVHGKRPTDFDTVYAMTKGGIKMLAREAAIELAKYGITVNTIEPGAVHVDNKGTKETRPFVPEEYAERAKLLRRDIRRKFPMGRVGMPADVAGMVCYIASDESEFMNGASTRLDGASMLL; encoded by the coding sequence ATGAGTCTGTCCGGCAAAATCGCCGTCGTTACCGGCGCCGGCACCGGAATCGGCAAAGGCGTTGCGATCGAGCTCGCCAGACGCGGCGCGAAGGTCGCCGTCTCCTACAATTCGAGCGACGCGGGAGCCAAGGATACGCAGGAGCAAATCGCCGGGCTCGGCGGGGAATCGATGATCGTCAAAGCGAACGCGGCGCATAAAGCGGAGATCGATGCGATGGTATCGGAGGTTGCGGCGCGTTACGGCGGTATCGATATTCTCGTCAACAACGCCGCCCTGCAGCTCAACCAAAATTTCGATTACGACGACGAGACGTACGACCGGCTGATGCACATCAACCTGAAAGGCTATTGGCAGTGCATGCAGGCCGTCGTCCCTTACATGAAAGCGAAAGGCTCCGGGCGGATCGTCAACATTTCGTCCGTTCACGGCAAACGGCCGACCGATTTCGATACCGTCTATGCGATGACCAAGGGGGGCATCAAAATGCTCGCCCGCGAAGCCGCGATCGAGCTGGCGAAATACGGCATCACGGTCAATACGATCGAGCCGGGGGCCGTCCATGTCGACAATAAAGGCACGAAGGAAACGAGGCCGTTCGTACCCGAGGAGTACGCGGAACGGGCGAAGCTGCTGCGGCGCGACATCAGGCGGAAGTTCCCGATGGGCCGCGTCGGAATGCCCGCGGACGTCGCCGGCATGGTCTGTTATATCGCCTCGGACGAATCGGAATTTATGAACGGAGCATCGACCCGGCTGGACGGCGCCAGCATGCTGCTGTAA
- the fabF gene encoding beta-ketoacyl-ACP synthase II: protein MFGERIAITGMGAVTPIGIGVRSYWVNLLEGRGGVSTISRFDPEGLPVKIAAEVKHFHPADFLPKKLVGQTDIFMQFALAAAAEALADSNLQAEPERVGIVLGTALGGISSAADAQEQITSSGSFRVSPHLVPKILGNIAAAHIAMAHRFTGPSLTVGTACSSGADAVGLAAMLLATGQADAVVAVGAESILTGLMAAGLASARALSMRNDDPAGASRPFDLQRDGFVMGEGGGAVVLETLRGAEGRGADIKAELLGYASCTDAYHVTSPEPEGRGEVYCIRQALERAGLAPSDIGYINAHGTSTPIGDRIETKALKTVFGDSVRSIPVSSTKGATGHLMGAGGITELIACIQAVREGVLPPTINYEHPDPECDLDYVPNRARQTEAKAAMSNSFGFGGQNASLIAGRYGGF, encoded by the coding sequence ATGTTTGGAGAGCGAATCGCAATTACGGGAATGGGAGCCGTCACCCCGATCGGGATCGGCGTCAGGTCCTACTGGGTAAATTTGCTGGAAGGCAGAGGCGGCGTCTCGACGATCTCCCGTTTTGATCCGGAAGGGCTTCCGGTCAAAATCGCGGCGGAGGTGAAACATTTTCACCCGGCCGACTTTCTGCCCAAAAAACTCGTCGGCCAAACCGACATTTTCATGCAGTTTGCTTTGGCCGCCGCGGCGGAAGCGCTGGCGGACAGCAACCTGCAGGCGGAGCCGGAACGCGTCGGCATCGTGCTGGGAACCGCGCTAGGGGGAATTTCCTCGGCCGCCGATGCGCAGGAGCAGATTACAAGCAGCGGCAGCTTTCGGGTCAGTCCGCATCTGGTGCCTAAAATACTGGGCAATATCGCCGCGGCTCATATCGCCATGGCCCACCGGTTTACAGGGCCGAGTCTGACGGTCGGCACCGCATGCTCCTCCGGAGCGGATGCCGTCGGGCTCGCCGCCATGCTGCTCGCAACGGGACAAGCCGACGCGGTCGTCGCGGTCGGCGCCGAGTCGATTCTGACCGGCCTTATGGCTGCCGGTCTCGCTTCTGCCCGGGCGTTGTCCATGCGCAATGACGATCCGGCCGGAGCGAGCCGGCCGTTCGATCTGCAGCGGGACGGCTTCGTGATGGGCGAAGGGGGAGGCGCGGTCGTCCTGGAAACGCTGCGCGGCGCCGAAGGGCGGGGGGCCGATATCAAGGCCGAGCTGCTCGGATACGCCAGCTGCACGGACGCCTACCACGTCACCTCGCCGGAGCCGGAAGGGCGCGGCGAAGTATACTGTATCCGGCAGGCGTTGGAGAGGGCTGGACTCGCGCCTTCCGATATCGGCTATATCAATGCGCACGGCACGTCGACGCCGATCGGCGACCGGATTGAAACGAAGGCGCTCAAGACGGTTTTCGGCGATTCGGTCCGAAGCATTCCGGTCAGCTCGACCAAAGGAGCGACCGGCCATTTAATGGGCGCCGGCGGTATTACGGAGCTGATCGCCTGCATCCAGGCGGTCCGGGAAGGCGTGCTCCCGCCGACGATCAACTACGAGCATCCGGACCCCGAATGCGATCTCGACTACGTGCCGAACCGGGCTAGACAGACCGAAGCGAAGGCGGCGATGTCCAATTCGTTCGGGTTCGGCGGCCAGAACGCTTCCCTGATCGCCGGGCGGTACGGCGGCTTTTAA
- a CDS encoding class I adenylate-forming enzyme family protein produces MNAYTYDASMFQDTFEYGYTYINGFLRNVRRFGGRPAVTCPQRGRTWTYRELNREVNRLAHALLEDRVGRNDVVMYQLLNSAEFIFSYLAPQKIGAITCPINFRLSPGETAFILDDSKPAVFIYDAEIRETAEQALAMASHRPKRVVMVDITGSLKASPENLTYSDYVKNHLEDEPEIERPRHIYDETTRLYTSGTTGRPKGVPLNNINDVLSAHDVAMHFPLSPIDKTMNMSPWFHRGGLYSGGPNPTLYVGGEVVILRHFNPRITLDYVRQYSLTFLIGAPPMLKMLHGAQLKNPADLSSLKGIVTMGAPLEREDCIQYQETLTPNIFNGYGTTEAFWNTFLRPYDLPEMAGSAGRSCTDDEVAVVKVYPDRRAEPNDFAARDGREVGEIIVRAPAKTTYTYVNNEAESRKVFYKGWIYIGDMGTWDENEYVTVVGRKNDMIVSSGENIHPVQIEEILNQHPKVKETVVVGVPDELRGEAVTAYVIKADPSLTARELSQYCTNHPMLANYKRPRFYRFIDELPYTATGKKKHFEVRALAVEDQKQGLLEKA; encoded by the coding sequence ATGAACGCTTATACCTACGATGCGAGTATGTTTCAGGATACATTCGAGTACGGCTATACGTATATCAACGGTTTTTTGCGCAATGTGCGCCGGTTCGGCGGACGTCCCGCCGTCACCTGTCCGCAGCGCGGGCGGACCTGGACGTACCGGGAGCTGAACCGGGAGGTCAACCGGCTGGCTCATGCGCTGCTGGAAGACCGCGTCGGCAGGAACGATGTCGTCATGTACCAGCTGCTCAATTCCGCCGAATTTATTTTCAGTTATTTGGCGCCTCAGAAAATCGGAGCGATCACCTGTCCGATCAATTTCCGGCTGTCGCCCGGCGAAACGGCTTTTATCCTCGACGACAGCAAGCCGGCCGTGTTCATCTACGATGCGGAAATCCGCGAAACGGCGGAGCAGGCGCTCGCCATGGCGAGCCACCGGCCGAAGCGGGTCGTCATGGTCGATATCACCGGCAGTCTTAAGGCGAGTCCGGAGAATTTGACCTACAGCGATTATGTGAAAAATCATTTGGAGGACGAGCCGGAGATCGAGCGTCCCCGCCATATTTACGACGAAACGACCCGGCTGTACACGTCCGGCACGACGGGAAGACCGAAGGGCGTTCCGCTGAACAATATCAACGACGTGCTGTCGGCGCACGACGTGGCGATGCATTTTCCGCTCAGCCCGATCGATAAAACGATGAATATGAGCCCGTGGTTCCATCGCGGAGGGCTGTATTCCGGCGGCCCCAATCCGACGCTGTACGTCGGGGGAGAAGTCGTCATTCTTCGGCATTTCAACCCGCGGATAACGCTTGATTATGTCCGGCAGTACAGCCTGACGTTCCTGATCGGCGCCCCGCCGATGCTCAAAATGCTGCACGGCGCCCAGCTGAAAAATCCGGCCGATCTGTCCTCGTTAAAGGGGATCGTCACGATGGGCGCGCCGCTTGAGCGGGAGGACTGCATCCAATACCAGGAGACGCTGACGCCGAACATTTTCAATGGATACGGGACGACGGAGGCGTTCTGGAACACGTTCCTTCGCCCCTACGATCTGCCGGAAATGGCCGGCTCGGCCGGGCGTTCCTGCACGGACGACGAGGTAGCCGTGGTGAAGGTGTATCCCGACCGCAGAGCGGAGCCGAACGATTTTGCGGCCCGGGACGGCAGGGAGGTCGGGGAAATCATTGTCCGGGCGCCGGCCAAAACCACTTATACGTACGTCAACAACGAGGCCGAAAGCCGGAAGGTTTTCTATAAAGGGTGGATCTATATCGGGGACATGGGCACATGGGACGAGAACGAATATGTCACCGTCGTGGGCCGTAAAAACGATATGATCGTGTCTTCGGGCGAAAATATCCATCCGGTGCAAATCGAGGAAATTTTGAACCAGCATCCGAAGGTCAAGGAAACAGTCGTCGTCGGCGTGCCCGACGAGCTTCGCGGCGAAGCGGTGACGGCTTATGTCATCAAGGCCGATCCTTCGCTTACGGCCCGGGAGCTGAGCCAATACTGCACGAACCATCCGATGCTGGCCAATTATAAGCGGCCGCGCTTTTACCGGTTTATCGACGAGCTGCCTTATACCGCAACAGGGAAAAAGAAGCATTTTGAGGTAAGAGCCTTGGCGGTCGAAGACCAAAAGCAGGGGCTGTTGGAGAAGGCGTGA
- a CDS encoding SDR family NAD(P)-dependent oxidoreductase: MRLPGKVVFITDADLSSGKAVLLRLAAEGASFILNSASAGRELGPELELARQTGANVLVVTADLSRSDEAARVLETAAERLGTVDVLVHNNNLVKPIRVEDGDEALFLEMMNANAKTAYVCAKAAGEQMKAKRAGKIIFVSSIHAEKPTGSSFAYSASKGAVKMLAREAAVVLGRHGVSVNTIEFGPAEGDDAVFSSDVSGLYEHYRYKVPGAVLGTHKDLAELVLFLASDEARCINGADIRMDGGFLMHYLDFKMNMPLPAGGAL; this comes from the coding sequence GTGAGGCTGCCAGGCAAGGTTGTGTTCATCACGGACGCCGACCTTTCATCCGGCAAAGCGGTGCTGCTCCGGCTGGCCGCAGAAGGCGCATCGTTCATTCTGAACAGCGCCTCCGCCGGACGGGAACTTGGGCCGGAGCTGGAGCTGGCCCGGCAGACGGGCGCAAACGTACTTGTCGTCACGGCCGATTTAAGCCGGAGCGACGAAGCCGCCCGCGTGCTGGAAACGGCGGCGGAGCGGCTCGGGACCGTCGATGTTCTGGTTCACAACAACAACCTCGTGAAGCCGATCCGCGTCGAGGACGGCGACGAGGCGCTGTTTCTGGAAATGATGAACGCCAACGCGAAAACCGCATACGTCTGCGCGAAGGCGGCCGGCGAGCAAATGAAGGCGAAACGGGCGGGCAAAATCATTTTCGTCAGCTCGATTCATGCCGAGAAGCCGACGGGCTCCTCGTTTGCCTACAGCGCCTCCAAAGGCGCGGTCAAAATGCTCGCCCGCGAAGCGGCGGTCGTGCTCGGCCGGCACGGCGTGAGCGTCAACACGATCGAATTCGGGCCGGCGGAAGGCGACGACGCCGTCTTTTCCAGCGACGTTTCGGGCTTGTACGAGCATTACCGGTACAAGGTGCCGGGCGCCGTACTCGGCACGCACAAGGATCTGGCGGAGCTTGTGCTCTTCCTCGCGTCGGACGAGGCGCGCTGCATCAATGGCGCGGATATCCGGATGGACGGCGGCTTCCTGATGCATTACCTCGATTTCAAAATGAACATGCCGCTTCCCGCGGGAGGTGCCCTATGA